The Patescibacteria group bacterium genome has a segment encoding these proteins:
- a CDS encoding undecaprenyl-diphosphate phosphatase, with translation MLLNYLKAIIFGAVQGATEFLPVSSSGHLLVLHKYLGLPIQNEIMFDVLLHLATLLAVIFFFWSDIKKLFSSWFKSFIGKSDEYSKLSWYILIATIPAALVGVLFKDYIEDNFRNIPVVSFMLVLIGLLFIYIEKISVKINNLNQTSLGKVFFVGLAQTVALIPGTSRSGITIIAGLLTKLKREEAIRLSFLMSIPIIAGATVLSLGDLFTSDINKNEITLLAISFLAALFSSFLAIKYFLKLASKFGLNIFAYYRFAFAFILMVLWSINRYF, from the coding sequence ATGTTACTTAATTATTTAAAAGCGATTATTTTTGGAGCTGTTCAGGGGGCAACTGAGTTTTTACCAGTGTCTAGTTCTGGCCATCTTCTTGTTCTTCATAAATATCTAGGTCTTCCGATTCAAAATGAAATAATGTTCGATGTTTTGCTTCATCTAGCAACTCTTCTGGCTGTTATTTTCTTTTTTTGGTCAGATATAAAAAAATTGTTTTCATCTTGGTTTAAAAGTTTTATTGGAAAAAGTGATGAATACAGTAAGCTATCTTGGTATATTTTAATAGCTACAATTCCTGCAGCCTTGGTTGGCGTTTTATTTAAAGATTATATAGAGGATAATTTTAGAAATATCCCCGTAGTTTCTTTTATGCTTGTTCTTATTGGTTTACTTTTTATCTATATTGAAAAAATTAGCGTAAAAATAAACAATCTCAATCAAACAAGCTTGGGTAAAGTGTTCTTTGTGGGTCTAGCTCAGACTGTAGCTCTAATCCCTGGTACTTCACGATCTGGTATTACTATTATAGCAGGATTATTAACTAAGCTAAAGAGAGAGGAGGCAATAAGGCTATCATTTTTGATGTCTATTCCTATTATCGCAGGCGCCACAGTATTGAGTTTAGGTGATTTATTTACTTCAGATATAAATAAAAACGAGATTACCTTACTGGCAATCTCATTTTTGGCTGCTTTATTTTCTTCTTTTCTGGCAATAAAATATTTTTTAAAGCTAGCTTCCAAATTTGGTTTGAATATTTTTGCCTATTATAGATTTGCTTTTGCTTTTATCCTTATGGTCCTTTGGTCTATAAACCGATATTTTTAA
- a CDS encoding divergent PAP2 family protein, whose amino-acid sequence MGYHILILPLAAGFVAQVIKFFIKSNKQKVKLRNMVAYSGMPSGHSAITISLVTIVGLEAGLASPFFAISVILALIVIRDALGIRKYLGQHGRVLNILVKDLEDDKLVDEQYPHLLENIGHTPMQVLAGSILGFTVSYIGFLLF is encoded by the coding sequence ATGGGATATCACATTTTAATTTTACCTCTCGCCGCTGGTTTTGTAGCTCAGGTGATAAAATTCTTTATTAAGTCCAATAAACAAAAAGTTAAACTAAGAAATATGGTTGCTTATTCCGGGATGCCTTCTGGCCATAGTGCTATTACTATATCATTAGTTACTATTGTTGGATTAGAGGCAGGACTGGCTTCGCCCTTTTTTGCAATCAGCGTAATTCTTGCCTTAATAGTAATCCGAGACGCGCTTGGAATAAGAAAATATCTCGGTCAACATGGTCGTGTTCTTAACATCTTAGTAAAAGATCTCGAAGATGACAAGTTAGTAGACGAACAATACCCTCACCTTCTAGAAAATATCGGCCATACTCCAATGCAAGTATTAGCTGGTTCAATATTAGGATTTACTGTTAGCTATATTGGTTTTTTACTTTTCTAA